Proteins from a single region of Corynebacterium casei LMG S-19264:
- the dapA gene encoding 4-hydroxy-tetrahydrodipicolinate synthase yields the protein MTKKVELRGVLTALSIPFADNQDVAVDLLKKVVDRSINGGINGVVVGGSTGEFASLSSEERIELVDTVVSHTAGRVPVIAQTGATTTREAIRLSKKAQDSGADVLMLVTPYYEPLSLDETTNYIRTVADAVELPVMLYNIPGATGVNLDADSAGSLAREFDNIHYIKDSSANWEQALQLIHHHSDALDTIIGWDSYIYSALVEGAAGVMAGAANVIPEEIVAVVKLIQEGQLAEGLSAWNKVYPVIDAMISEPFIAAVKKGLDLQGFPIGLPRAPMADISEEATARVEKALKNLHAYAQ from the coding sequence ATGACCAAAAAAGTAGAACTGCGCGGCGTACTGACCGCACTGTCCATCCCATTCGCAGACAACCAGGACGTTGCCGTTGACCTGCTGAAGAAGGTTGTTGACCGCTCCATCAACGGTGGCATCAACGGCGTTGTGGTTGGTGGATCGACCGGCGAATTTGCATCGCTGAGCAGCGAAGAGCGCATTGAACTGGTGGATACCGTGGTATCTCACACCGCTGGGCGCGTTCCTGTCATCGCGCAAACCGGTGCAACCACCACCCGCGAAGCAATCCGTTTGTCCAAGAAGGCACAAGACTCTGGCGCGGATGTTCTCATGCTGGTCACCCCTTACTACGAGCCATTGAGCTTGGATGAGACCACCAACTACATTCGCACTGTTGCGGATGCCGTTGAGCTGCCAGTCATGCTCTACAACATTCCGGGAGCCACCGGCGTGAACTTGGACGCAGACTCTGCAGGTTCCCTCGCGCGTGAATTCGACAACATTCACTACATCAAGGACTCTTCTGCCAACTGGGAGCAAGCGCTGCAGCTCATCCACCACCACTCGGATGCATTGGATACCATCATCGGTTGGGACAGCTACATCTACAGCGCGCTGGTCGAAGGCGCAGCCGGTGTCATGGCTGGCGCTGCCAATGTCATCCCAGAAGAAATCGTTGCTGTGGTCAAGCTGATTCAGGAAGGTCAGCTCGCAGAGGGGCTGAGCGCCTGGAACAAGGTCTACCCAGTTATTGATGCCATGATTTCTGAGCCATTCATCGCAGCTGTAAAGAAGGGCCTTGACCTGCAGGGCTTCCCCATCGGTCTGCCACGAGCACCGATGGCGGATATCTCCGAGGAAGCAACCGCACGCGTTGAAAAGGCACTGAAGAACCTTCACGCATACGCGCAGTAA
- a CDS encoding GntR family transcriptional regulator has protein sequence MPLSKLQATARVGDQAYDALHNAIVKGEYEAGRRLQIRDLAADLGISVMPVREAIKRLEEVGLVETQPYRGAVVKELSRDELLQIYAVRGLLEVEAARLGALNLEASEIAHLKQLNDKLRDAIKRNDVIEYLNLDEEMLTIVYAASGNVVLMDHIRSLWDRCRFFKIMGARGELSEDIIAKLLEYQPALIEAVEAGDSAAAAQVTQASIESAMQRITVALSH, from the coding sequence ATGCCTCTTTCGAAACTTCAAGCCACTGCCCGGGTCGGCGATCAAGCTTATGACGCCTTGCATAACGCGATTGTGAAGGGGGAGTACGAGGCAGGCCGACGTCTTCAGATTCGAGATCTAGCTGCCGACCTGGGTATTAGCGTGATGCCTGTGCGTGAAGCCATCAAACGGCTTGAAGAGGTCGGGCTGGTTGAGACGCAGCCTTACCGCGGCGCCGTGGTCAAAGAACTTTCGCGTGATGAGCTTTTGCAGATTTACGCCGTGCGTGGACTACTTGAAGTCGAAGCGGCCCGCCTGGGCGCGCTAAACCTTGAAGCATCCGAGATTGCACACTTAAAGCAGCTCAATGACAAGCTGCGTGATGCCATAAAGCGCAATGACGTTATTGAGTATCTCAATCTAGATGAAGAGATGCTGACCATTGTGTATGCGGCATCAGGAAATGTCGTGCTTATGGATCACATCCGTTCGCTGTGGGACCGCTGCCGCTTTTTCAAGATTATGGGTGCGCGCGGTGAGCTGTCGGAAGATATCATCGCCAAGCTCTTGGAATATCAACCCGCGCTCATTGAAGCGGTGGAGGCAGGCGACTCTGCGGCTGCGGCGCAAGTTACCCAAGCGTCCATCGAATCGGCGATGCAGCGAATTACCGTCGCTTTGTCGCACTAA
- a CDS encoding SCO1664 family protein, whose product MMEPPFERELEILNHGEMGIVQQLVESSNIGFVVDLELREDYAWAVYKPQAGEQPLWDFPPGLHARERAAFVLSEHLGWHVVPPTVIVRDAPAGVGSLQWFIHNDGEHYFPLVDSREDLHEQFLRMAVFDLLCNNTDRKSGHVLLEGDHIWGIDHGLCFSVEPKLRTVIWEFGGHTIPDELIEAVEPLLTEVPEELWELLHPVEIEALHRRASRIVRLPFLPRPRSHRQFPWPLV is encoded by the coding sequence GTGATGGAGCCACCTTTTGAACGAGAGCTGGAGATTCTCAACCACGGGGAAATGGGAATTGTCCAGCAGCTGGTGGAATCCAGCAACATTGGTTTCGTGGTGGACTTGGAGCTCAGGGAGGATTACGCCTGGGCAGTGTACAAACCGCAAGCGGGAGAGCAGCCGCTCTGGGACTTTCCGCCCGGATTGCATGCCCGCGAGCGTGCTGCCTTTGTGCTCAGTGAGCACTTAGGCTGGCATGTGGTTCCGCCGACGGTGATTGTCCGCGATGCCCCGGCCGGGGTCGGGTCGTTGCAGTGGTTTATCCATAACGATGGTGAGCACTATTTCCCGCTGGTCGATTCCCGGGAAGACCTGCATGAGCAGTTTCTGCGAATGGCCGTATTTGATTTGCTGTGCAATAACACAGATAGAAAATCCGGACACGTGCTGCTTGAAGGTGATCATATTTGGGGCATTGACCACGGGCTGTGTTTCTCCGTGGAGCCAAAATTACGCACAGTGATTTGGGAGTTTGGTGGGCACACCATTCCGGATGAGCTGATCGAGGCTGTTGAACCGCTTTTAACAGAAGTTCCGGAGGAGCTGTGGGAGCTTTTGCACCCGGTGGAGATTGAAGCTTTGCATCGACGGGCATCGCGAATTGTGCGTTTGCCGTTCCTACCGCGCCCGCGATCACACAGGCAGTTTCCGTGGCCGCTGGTGTGA
- a CDS encoding zinc ribbon domain-containing protein YjdM, with amino-acid sequence MSDTLAPCPECSSEFTYENAGFLVCPMCAHEWVDGEAGDDDAAAADASVIKDSVGNVLIDGDSVSIVKSLKVKGSSAIKIGTKVSGIRILETPVDGHDIEAKVPGFGQMRLKSSVVKKS; translated from the coding sequence ATGTCTGACACTTTAGCTCCCTGCCCAGAATGCAGCAGTGAATTTACTTATGAAAACGCAGGCTTCCTAGTCTGCCCAATGTGCGCCCATGAATGGGTCGACGGTGAGGCTGGGGACGATGATGCGGCTGCTGCCGATGCAAGCGTCATCAAAGACTCAGTAGGAAATGTCCTCATTGACGGCGACTCCGTCAGCATCGTGAAAAGCCTCAAAGTTAAGGGCTCCAGCGCCATCAAGATTGGCACCAAAGTGAGCGGCATCCGAATTCTAGAAACCCCTGTTGATGGCCACGATATTGAAGCCAAGGTCCCTGGATTTGGGCAGATGCGCCTCAAGTCCAGCGTGGTGAAGAAGTCGTAG
- a CDS encoding flavin monoamine oxidase family protein: MKDAIIIGGGLAGLSAAWRLRHWDTAILESSERIGGRIRSEKRGAYFLNWGGHVFGGRGTSTDVLLSETGTGSVDVPGTLAGTHMNGKVLLKGPLQTYPFRIPMKMSDRAAMITAGMKVSKDVFRYASVVRRRPNETGEQRQQRIYDFENDRCFADYLGNIGPEAEALFTPTVTRSAGDPDEISAGAGIGYFSLVWNIGQGLSKSILGGPSTLTETIAAALRDRIETGAQVQEVTQHKDHVVVRYIQDGVEKEETARTAIMATPATISHKIGVDLRPELRAALGQVKYGSYVAGAFLTNETSSQVWDSAYGIATPKRSMAVTLNLGNIVRGSETSRQKGGSIMCFSPAILANNLLPLSDEEITDIYVRDLSEVLPGFEYIIEESHIQRWELGAPYCFPGRAKLQETLMKPEERVFLAGDYLGSLYTETAITSAFTAAERAASLLARENQPRNTTVAAAPATSAPASAAPSNSAA, from the coding sequence ATGAAGGATGCAATCATTATCGGTGGAGGATTAGCAGGTCTTTCCGCAGCATGGCGCTTGCGCCATTGGGATACCGCCATCTTGGAATCAAGCGAGCGCATTGGCGGTCGCATCCGCTCTGAAAAGCGCGGCGCATACTTCCTGAACTGGGGAGGTCACGTCTTTGGTGGTCGCGGAACATCCACCGATGTCCTACTATCAGAAACCGGTACCGGCTCCGTTGACGTTCCAGGCACGTTGGCAGGCACCCACATGAACGGCAAGGTGTTGCTCAAGGGCCCACTGCAGACCTACCCATTCCGCATCCCAATGAAGATGAGCGACCGTGCGGCAATGATCACAGCCGGCATGAAAGTCAGCAAGGATGTATTCCGCTACGCATCGGTTGTTCGCCGCCGCCCGAATGAAACAGGGGAGCAGCGCCAGCAGCGCATCTACGATTTCGAGAATGATCGCTGTTTCGCGGACTACCTCGGCAACATCGGTCCAGAAGCTGAAGCCTTGTTCACCCCAACAGTGACCCGCTCTGCTGGTGACCCGGATGAGATTTCTGCAGGCGCAGGCATCGGCTACTTCAGCTTGGTGTGGAACATCGGCCAAGGCCTGTCCAAGTCTATTTTGGGTGGCCCATCCACCTTGACTGAAACCATCGCCGCGGCACTTCGTGACCGCATTGAAACCGGTGCGCAGGTCCAAGAAGTCACTCAACACAAAGATCACGTTGTAGTGCGATACATCCAAGACGGTGTGGAAAAAGAGGAAACCGCACGCACCGCGATTATGGCAACGCCTGCAACTATCAGTCACAAGATTGGTGTGGACTTGCGTCCAGAGCTGCGCGCAGCTCTGGGCCAGGTCAAGTACGGTTCGTATGTTGCCGGTGCATTCTTGACCAATGAAACCTCATCACAGGTCTGGGATAGTGCCTATGGCATTGCAACTCCGAAGCGTTCCATGGCAGTGACCTTGAACTTGGGCAACATCGTTCGCGGTTCAGAGACCAGCCGCCAAAAGGGTGGAAGCATCATGTGCTTCTCCCCAGCAATCTTGGCCAATAACTTGCTGCCGCTCAGCGATGAAGAAATCACCGACATCTACGTCAGGGACCTGTCTGAAGTCCTGCCGGGTTTTGAATACATCATCGAAGAATCCCACATTCAGCGTTGGGAACTAGGCGCACCGTACTGCTTCCCAGGCCGTGCAAAGCTACAGGAAACGTTGATGAAGCCAGAAGAGCGAGTCTTCCTCGCCGGTGACTACCTCGGCTCCCTCTATACCGAAACTGCAATTACCTCGGCATTTACTGCCGCCGAGCGCGCGGCCAGCCTGTTGGCTCGCGAAAACCAGCCACGCAACACCACCGTGGCGGCAGCACCAGCCACATCCGCACCAGCTAGTGCCGCACCAAGCAACTCTGCAGCTTAA
- a CDS encoding SRPBCC family protein yields MKYTGSIKSDLPRKDVVRLISDADSIPKWLRGLKEHEPLSGNHGEVGTSSRIVFDTGGQEMEATETVVRQEPQDLENLQAAEIIYYDRELEAEGMWSISKDRFIELEPERTLWESENVYRFDGVMMRVLAPIMKGSFRKQQRVHMEDFKAFAERGVDVREAE; encoded by the coding sequence GTGAAGTACACCGGATCCATTAAGAGTGACTTACCCCGAAAAGATGTAGTTCGCCTGATTTCAGATGCAGATTCCATCCCCAAGTGGCTACGCGGATTGAAAGAGCATGAGCCGTTGAGTGGCAACCACGGCGAGGTCGGTACTTCCTCGCGCATTGTGTTTGATACCGGTGGCCAAGAGATGGAAGCTACCGAAACCGTGGTGCGCCAAGAGCCTCAGGATTTAGAGAATCTGCAAGCCGCAGAGATTATTTATTACGACCGTGAGCTTGAAGCCGAAGGAATGTGGAGCATTTCCAAAGACCGCTTTATAGAGCTTGAGCCTGAGCGAACGTTATGGGAGAGCGAGAACGTGTATCGCTTTGATGGTGTGATGATGCGGGTGCTCGCACCTATTATGAAGGGTTCATTTCGCAAGCAGCAGCGCGTACATATGGAAGATTTTAAAGCTTTCGCCGAACGTGGAGTTGATGTCCGCGAGGCCGAGTAA
- a CDS encoding OsmC family protein: MAMKATRTNQNEYTVTNQDGTSLKVSPHGTPGAFSPGELLQAALLGCASLSADAQLSHMLGADFDAKASVKSTEADNFITDMLFEFQIKTEGLDDAEREKIIKAAAKKIERLCIVKRSLNKGINTETDISAS, translated from the coding sequence ATGGCTATGAAAGCAACGCGTACGAATCAGAATGAATACACCGTCACAAACCAGGACGGCACCTCTTTGAAGGTTTCCCCTCATGGCACCCCAGGTGCCTTCTCCCCTGGTGAGCTCTTGCAGGCAGCACTGCTTGGTTGCGCTTCCCTTTCTGCGGATGCGCAACTATCACACATGCTGGGAGCCGATTTTGATGCCAAGGCATCCGTTAAATCCACCGAAGCCGACAACTTCATCACCGATATGCTCTTCGAATTTCAGATTAAGACCGAAGGATTGGATGATGCCGAGCGCGAGAAAATCATCAAGGCTGCCGCCAAGAAGATTGAACGCCTGTGCATTGTGAAGCGATCACTGAACAAGGGAATCAACACCGAAACGGATATCTCCGCTTCTTAA
- a CDS encoding alanine/glycine:cation symporter family protein — MNSSSATGVTNRMEMLMNLLTTVSDWIWNPLAYFALAVGVFFTFVTKAVQFRRLPDMIRQLKDSESGDGGLSSFQTLALTLSSRVGFGSTAGVATAIAMGGPGSIMWMAVTGLLGSTCAYVEAVVAQLYKRRVHGEDRGGMPYYIKYSLKAPWLAFIVALTAMIGYGFVFPGVQSNNIASSAQQAFGIEPWVTGLIITSLLGVVVVGGTKRVVQVAQTVVPFMAVGYLLTALLLIILNIDKLPDAIMLIVSSGMGRDHVFGGIVGYAVAWGVRRAVFASATGFGEGTFAAAAADASHPGKQGVIQAFSMYIYLLLICMATGIMVVLTDSYHVKDGAGEMIVDHVPVAIAGPNFVQHAIDSSLPGWGGIAVAIAILLFAFTSQVFFFYVAITNLVFLLGEKRSIFMENVVKVGALAISFIGSVISADAMWAAGDIGYGLLAWLNMAAVLLLTPKVWKIINDYDRQRKAGLDPTFDPKALGIEGAEWWETVFAERQAKKAVAAAEKEAREKRMRMNLKIPTSLRVKR; from the coding sequence ATGAATTCATCCTCCGCGACGGGTGTCACCAACCGGATGGAAATGCTCATGAACCTATTGACTACGGTCAGTGACTGGATCTGGAATCCACTGGCATATTTTGCGTTGGCAGTCGGAGTCTTTTTCACTTTTGTAACCAAGGCAGTGCAGTTTCGTCGCTTGCCGGACATGATCCGGCAGCTCAAAGACAGTGAATCTGGCGATGGCGGCCTCTCCTCATTCCAGACTTTGGCTTTGACCTTGTCTTCCCGCGTTGGCTTCGGCAGTACCGCCGGTGTTGCAACCGCCATCGCTATGGGTGGTCCGGGCTCCATCATGTGGATGGCAGTCACCGGACTTCTTGGCTCTACCTGTGCCTATGTCGAAGCAGTGGTGGCGCAGCTCTACAAGCGCCGCGTGCATGGCGAAGACCGCGGCGGCATGCCGTACTACATCAAGTACAGCCTCAAGGCTCCGTGGCTCGCATTCATCGTCGCTCTCACCGCGATGATTGGCTACGGCTTCGTCTTCCCAGGCGTGCAATCCAACAACATTGCCTCGTCTGCACAACAGGCTTTCGGCATTGAGCCATGGGTAACGGGTCTAATCATCACCAGCCTGCTGGGCGTGGTTGTTGTCGGCGGTACCAAGCGCGTAGTTCAGGTTGCTCAGACCGTCGTTCCATTCATGGCAGTTGGCTACCTGCTCACCGCTTTGCTGCTCATCATTTTGAACATCGACAAGCTGCCGGATGCGATCATGCTGATTGTTAGCTCCGGCATGGGGCGGGACCACGTCTTCGGCGGCATTGTTGGTTACGCCGTCGCATGGGGCGTGCGTCGTGCGGTCTTTGCCTCTGCCACTGGCTTCGGTGAAGGTACCTTCGCTGCGGCGGCCGCGGATGCATCGCATCCTGGCAAGCAGGGCGTTATCCAGGCCTTTTCCATGTACATTTATCTGTTGCTCATCTGCATGGCTACCGGCATCATGGTGGTTCTCACCGACAGTTACCACGTCAAAGACGGGGCTGGAGAAATGATTGTGGACCATGTACCTGTTGCAATCGCGGGACCAAACTTTGTGCAGCACGCTATTGATTCCTCACTGCCTGGCTGGGGCGGTATTGCCGTGGCTATCGCGATTTTGCTCTTCGCGTTTACCTCCCAGGTGTTCTTCTTCTATGTGGCAATCACCAACTTGGTCTTCCTGCTCGGTGAAAAGCGCAGCATCTTCATGGAAAACGTTGTGAAGGTCGGCGCACTGGCTATATCCTTCATTGGTTCTGTTATCTCCGCGGACGCCATGTGGGCGGCTGGCGATATCGGCTATGGCCTGCTGGCCTGGCTGAATATGGCAGCGGTACTGCTGTTGACGCCGAAAGTCTGGAAGATTATCAATGACTATGACCGTCAACGCAAGGCTGGACTGGATCCGACCTTTGACCCGAAGGCCCTGGGCATTGAAGGTGCTGAATGGTGGGAGACTGTATTCGCTGAGCGTCAGGCTAAGAAGGCTGTTGCTGCTGCGGAGAAAGAGGCCCGAGAAAAGCGGATGAGGATGAATCTGAAGATTCCAACATCTTTGCGCGTGAAGAGGTAA
- a CDS encoding MSMEG_4193 family putative phosphomutase — protein sequence MLHGMKKVEESTIVLLIRHGQTPTTGQILPGRTPGLHLSERGQEQARDVASRLEGLALDAVYSSPMERAQETAAPTVAGQGLQLLADANLIECDFGQWTGEKLTELNKLPEWKQVQSSPSTFRFPEGESFTEMQDRMVSAVKDIAQRHPGQVVAAFSHADTIKAAVAYFVGTPLDSFQKIHIDTASISAVEFTTEGTRMLVTNSRTGSLSYLREGTAS from the coding sequence ATGCTGCATGGCATGAAGAAGGTAGAAGAATCCACTATCGTCTTGCTTATTCGTCATGGTCAGACTCCCACTACGGGTCAGATTTTGCCGGGCCGCACGCCGGGTTTGCATTTGTCGGAGCGCGGGCAGGAGCAAGCACGAGATGTGGCTTCGCGCTTGGAGGGTTTGGCGCTGGACGCTGTGTATTCCTCACCGATGGAGCGCGCGCAGGAGACGGCAGCGCCGACAGTGGCAGGGCAGGGATTGCAGTTGCTTGCCGATGCCAACCTCATCGAATGCGACTTCGGCCAATGGACTGGAGAAAAACTCACGGAGCTTAACAAACTTCCGGAGTGGAAGCAGGTGCAAAGCTCACCTTCCACGTTCCGTTTCCCCGAGGGTGAGAGCTTTACAGAGATGCAAGACCGCATGGTCAGCGCGGTAAAGGATATTGCCCAGCGGCATCCGGGGCAGGTTGTTGCAGCATTTAGCCATGCTGACACCATCAAAGCTGCCGTTGCGTATTTTGTGGGAACCCCATTGGATTCTTTTCAAAAAATCCACATTGACACCGCCTCGATTTCTGCAGTGGAATTCACTACAGAAGGTACGCGCATGTTGGTGACTAACTCCCGTACAGGTTCATTGTCTTATCTGCGTGAAGGTACAGCCTCGTGA
- a CDS encoding isocitrate lyase/PEP mutase family protein, which produces MSDVKALAAQFAQAHESGKTLVLPTAWDTWSAALVEEAGFEGLTVGSHPVADAIGSSDGENMDFSEYLKVVAKIALKVSIPVSADVESGYGLEPADLINRLIEAGAVGANIEDVVHTEGDRVREAQEHADYIAAAREAADAAGVEFVINGRTDAVRLGTDVFEDPLAEAAKRIQLMQQAGARSVYPVALKSADQVQTLMDAVSIPLNVTAHPVDGHGAGDLAALKDLGVRRISFGPLWQKWLSETTAEQFKQWV; this is translated from the coding sequence ATGTCTGACGTTAAAGCACTGGCCGCACAGTTCGCACAAGCACATGAATCGGGAAAGACTTTGGTTCTTCCGACCGCCTGGGACACTTGGTCCGCAGCGCTGGTAGAGGAAGCTGGATTTGAAGGGCTAACCGTCGGAAGCCACCCGGTAGCAGATGCGATTGGCAGCTCGGACGGTGAAAACATGGACTTCTCCGAGTACCTGAAAGTAGTGGCCAAGATTGCACTGAAGGTCAGTATCCCTGTCTCCGCAGACGTGGAATCCGGCTATGGACTCGAGCCTGCCGACCTGATCAACCGTCTGATTGAGGCAGGTGCAGTGGGTGCGAATATTGAAGATGTCGTGCACACCGAAGGCGACCGCGTCCGTGAAGCACAAGAGCACGCAGATTATATTGCCGCTGCACGTGAAGCAGCAGATGCAGCAGGTGTTGAATTCGTCATCAACGGTCGAACCGACGCGGTGCGCTTGGGCACTGATGTGTTTGAGGATCCGTTGGCGGAAGCCGCCAAGCGTATTCAACTGATGCAGCAGGCGGGTGCGCGTTCGGTGTACCCGGTCGCTTTGAAGTCAGCAGACCAAGTTCAGACTCTGATGGATGCTGTTTCTATTCCGCTCAACGTCACCGCCCACCCAGTTGATGGGCATGGTGCAGGGGACCTTGCCGCGTTGAAGGATCTCGGCGTGCGCCGCATTTCCTTTGGCCCGTTGTGGCAGAAGTGGCTGTCCGAAACCACTGCCGAGCAGTTCAAACAATGGGTTTAA
- a CDS encoding MarR family winged helix-turn-helix transcriptional regulator produces MSAVPPEANNQQDSDKATAPTGSEQEVFDQIAYEVILLTRYAAQNLPAIKRETIMDRSALILLSRLDAQGPMTVNELAEAFGLNVSTVHRQLKAAIANDLIETIEDPENPAKLHRPTANGMDTLGRELSARREDLGKIYKDWDAKDIEDFARLMLKHNKSLESYLELPWPRQHKA; encoded by the coding sequence ATGTCAGCAGTACCGCCAGAAGCCAACAATCAACAAGATTCAGACAAAGCTACGGCTCCAACGGGGTCTGAGCAGGAAGTGTTTGATCAGATTGCTTATGAGGTCATTTTGCTGACCCGCTACGCCGCGCAGAACTTACCGGCGATTAAGCGCGAGACCATCATGGATCGCAGCGCGCTGATTTTGCTCTCCCGCCTCGATGCCCAGGGCCCAATGACGGTCAATGAGCTCGCTGAGGCTTTTGGCTTGAATGTTTCTACGGTGCATCGACAGCTTAAAGCTGCAATTGCCAATGATCTGATTGAAACAATCGAAGACCCCGAGAATCCTGCCAAGCTGCACCGCCCCACCGCCAACGGCATGGACACTTTGGGCCGCGAGCTCAGCGCGCGCCGCGAGGATTTGGGCAAGATTTACAAGGATTGGGACGCGAAAGATATTGAGGACTTCGCGCGTCTTATGCTCAAGCACAATAAGAGCCTAGAGAGCTACTTGGAGCTCCCATGGCCGCGCCAGCACAAGGCTTGA